CATTCGTTCGATGCCGGCCTCAGCTACGAAATGCGCAACAAGGCCCGGCTGGGCGACGAGCTGCGCGCGGCCATCGGAAGCAGCCAGATCTGCCTGCATTTCCAGCCGCTTTACACCATGCCCGACAACCAGATCGCCGCCTGCGAGGCCCTGGTGCGCTGGAACCACCCCGTACGCGGGATGATCCCGCCGGATCAGTTC
The DNA window shown above is from Gluconacetobacter diazotrophicus PA1 5 and carries:
- a CDS encoding EAL domain-containing protein, whose translation is MRNKARLGDELRAAIGSSQICLHFQPLYTMPDNQIAACEALVRWNHPVRGMIPPDQFAGSL